From a single Clostridium isatidis genomic region:
- the glmS gene encoding glutamine--fructose-6-phosphate transaminase (isomerizing), translating to MCGIVGYLGRNKASEILVEGLSKLEYRGYDSAGIAVLDEGKIDVNKCKGRLANLESKISNKTVKGSLGIGHTRWATHGEPSDVNSHPHTNEAGTIAVVHNGIIENYIELREWLISEGYNFKSQTDTEVIPHLVDYYYNGDLLDAFIKATKKLSGSYAIGIICKDEPNKLIAVRKDSPLIVGVGEEESFIASDIPAILNHTRDIYLLEDNEFVIIDNNGIKILNSDKEEIKKEIFHVTWDANSAEKGGYDHFMLKEIHEQPKAVKDTLAGRITLGEKVKLDDVKISKEELESINRVYIVACGTAYNAGVVGKSILEKTIKLPVETDIASEFRYREPIIDKNTLMIVLSQSGETADTLAAIRLAKENNARVLAITNVVGSSIAREADDVLYTWAGPEIAVASTKAYVTQIITLYIVALYIAEMKGTMTEEEINEIKEGLLGLSDKIATIFKYEDEIKAIAESNKDKEDMYYLGRGLDYAVAMEGSLKTKEISYIHSEAYAAGELKHGTIALIEEGTPVIALATQENLFEKTVSNVREVSTRGAKVLGIAMEGHDTIEKVVDNVIYIPRVSPILAPVLSVVPLQLFSYHIAKARGCDIDKPRNLAKAVTVE from the coding sequence ATGTGTGGAATAGTTGGATATTTAGGAAGAAATAAAGCATCAGAAATTTTAGTAGAAGGATTATCTAAGTTAGAATATAGAGGATATGATTCCGCTGGAATTGCTGTACTAGATGAAGGAAAGATTGATGTAAATAAGTGTAAGGGAAGACTTGCAAACCTTGAGAGTAAAATTTCTAACAAAACTGTTAAAGGAAGTCTAGGAATTGGACACACTAGATGGGCAACACATGGAGAACCATCAGATGTAAACTCTCACCCTCATACAAACGAAGCAGGAACTATAGCAGTAGTTCATAATGGTATTATAGAAAACTATATTGAACTTAGAGAATGGCTAATTTCAGAAGGATATAATTTCAAATCACAAACTGATACTGAAGTTATACCTCATTTAGTTGATTACTACTATAATGGAGATCTATTAGATGCATTTATAAAAGCTACCAAGAAATTATCAGGAAGCTATGCTATTGGAATAATCTGCAAAGATGAACCAAACAAGCTTATAGCGGTAAGAAAAGACAGCCCGCTTATAGTTGGAGTAGGAGAAGAAGAAAGCTTTATAGCATCTGATATTCCCGCAATTCTAAATCATACAAGAGATATATATCTGTTAGAAGATAATGAATTTGTTATTATCGATAATAATGGTATTAAGATATTAAATAGTGACAAGGAAGAAATAAAGAAGGAAATCTTCCATGTTACTTGGGATGCAAATTCAGCAGAAAAAGGCGGATATGATCACTTTATGCTAAAGGAAATTCATGAACAGCCAAAGGCAGTTAAGGATACTTTAGCAGGAAGAATTACTCTTGGAGAAAAAGTTAAGTTAGATGATGTTAAGATTTCTAAGGAAGAATTAGAAAGCATAAACAGAGTTTATATAGTTGCTTGCGGAACAGCTTATAATGCTGGAGTTGTTGGAAAATCTATATTAGAAAAGACAATTAAACTTCCTGTAGAAACAGATATAGCATCAGAATTTAGATATAGAGAACCAATAATAGATAAAAATACTCTTATGATAGTTTTAAGCCAGTCAGGAGAAACAGCAGACACTTTAGCGGCTATAAGACTTGCAAAAGAAAATAATGCAAGAGTTCTTGCTATAACAAATGTAGTTGGAAGCTCAATAGCTAGAGAAGCTGACGACGTATTATATACTTGGGCAGGACCAGAAATAGCAGTTGCATCTACAAAGGCTTATGTAACTCAAATCATAACCCTATATATTGTAGCTTTATATATTGCTGAAATGAAGGGTACAATGACTGAAGAAGAAATTAATGAAATTAAAGAAGGATTACTTGGCCTATCAGATAAGATAGCAACAATCTTTAAGTATGAAGATGAAATAAAGGCAATTGCAGAATCAAATAAAGATAAAGAAGATATGTATTATTTAGGTAGAGGCCTTGACTATGCAGTAGCAATGGAAGGATCCTTAAAGACAAAGGAAATTTCATATATTCATTCAGAAGCTTATGCAGCAGGAGAACTTAAACATGGAACTATTGCCTTAATAGAAGAAGGTACACCAGTTATAGCTCTTGCAACTCAGGAAAACCTATTTGAAAAGACTGTAAGCAATGTTAGAGAAGTTTCAACAAGAGGAGCAAAGGTTCTAGGAATTGCAATGGAAGGACATGATACTATAGAAAAAGTAGTAGATAATGTAATCTACATTCCAAGAGTAAGTCCAATCCTTGCCCCAGTACTTTCAGTAGTACCTCTACAATTATTCTCATACCATATAGCTAAAGCAAGAGGATGCGATATAGACAAGCCAAGAAATCTTGCAAAGGCTGTTACAGTTGAATAA
- a CDS encoding alpha-hydroxy-acid oxidizing protein: MNYNDMLKEARTCMGDHCKACNICNGIVCKNAIPGPGAKGVGDTAIRNYQKWQEIRLNMDTIHENHPVNTSFKIFGKKFKYPFFAGPVGAVDFHYSDKYDDLSYNNILVKACAENGIAAFTGDGINPKIMEYAADAIKAVEGIGVPTVKPWNLETVHEKMRLVNKSDAFAVAMDIDAAGLPFLKNMTPPAGSKTVEELREISKMIKVPFIIKGIMTVKGALKAKEAGASAIVVSNHGGRVLDQCPATAEVLEEIVDAVGGSMKIFVDGGIRSGTDIFKALAMGADAVLIARPFVTAVYGGGEEGVKCYIEKLGAELADTMEMCGAFTLDDITRDMIRK, translated from the coding sequence ATGAATTATAATGATATGCTAAAAGAAGCTCGAACATGTATGGGTGATCACTGTAAGGCCTGTAATATATGTAATGGTATAGTGTGCAAGAATGCAATACCAGGACCAGGGGCAAAGGGAGTTGGAGATACAGCTATTCGTAACTATCAAAAATGGCAGGAAATACGCTTAAATATGGATACAATTCATGAAAATCATCCAGTAAATACTTCTTTTAAAATTTTTGGAAAGAAATTTAAATATCCTTTTTTTGCTGGACCAGTTGGAGCTGTTGATTTTCATTATAGCGATAAATATGATGATTTATCCTACAATAATATTTTAGTAAAGGCTTGTGCCGAAAATGGTATTGCAGCTTTTACTGGTGATGGTATTAATCCTAAGATTATGGAATATGCTGCAGATGCCATAAAAGCAGTTGAAGGCATAGGAGTGCCAACAGTAAAACCATGGAATTTAGAGACTGTTCATGAAAAGATGAGATTAGTTAATAAATCAGACGCATTTGCTGTTGCCATGGATATTGATGCTGCAGGTCTTCCTTTCTTAAAGAATATGACACCTCCAGCAGGCAGCAAGACAGTAGAAGAGTTAAGAGAAATTTCTAAAATGATAAAGGTTCCTTTTATTATAAAAGGAATAATGACAGTAAAGGGTGCTTTAAAGGCAAAAGAAGCAGGAGCATCAGCGATTGTTGTATCTAATCATGGAGGCCGTGTATTAGATCAATGTCCAGCAACAGCAGAAGTGTTAGAAGAAATTGTTGATGCTGTTGGAGGAAGTATGAAAATCTTTGTAGACGGTGGTATTCGTAGTGGTACAGATATTTTTAAAGCCTTAGCTATGGGGGCTGATGCTGTATTAATAGCACGTCCTTTTGTTACAGCTGTTTATGGTGGCGGTGAAGAAGGAGTAAAGTGTTATATAGAAAAACTAGGAGCTGAATTAGCAGATACAATGGAAATGTGTGGTGCCTTTACTTTAGATGATATTACTAGAGATATGATAAGAAAGTAA
- a CDS encoding arsenate reductase ArsC, protein MKPKVAFICVHNSCRSQMAEALGKLLAADVFNSYSAGTETKPQINQDAVRIIKDLYNVDMNKTQKSKLIQDLPEIDIVIKMGCNVVCPFLPSKYEEDWGLEDPTGKSDEEFIKVARTIEERVRDLAKRIKNKDIYLKETRD, encoded by the coding sequence ATGAAGCCAAAGGTAGCTTTCATATGTGTACATAACTCTTGTAGGTCACAAATGGCGGAGGCATTAGGGAAATTACTTGCAGCAGATGTATTTAATTCTTATTCTGCTGGAACTGAAACTAAGCCACAAATAAATCAAGATGCAGTAAGAATAATAAAAGATTTATATAATGTTGATATGAATAAAACTCAAAAGTCTAAATTAATTCAAGACTTACCAGAGATAGATATTGTTATAAAAATGGGTTGCAATGTTGTTTGCCCTTTCTTACCTTCAAAATATGAAGAAGATTGGGGATTAGAGGATCCAACAGGAAAAAGTGATGAAGAATTTATAAAAGTAGCTAGAACAATAGAAGAAAGAGTTAGAGATTTAGCAAAAAGAATTAAGAATAAAGATATATATTTGAAAGAAACTAGAGACTAA
- the arsD gene encoding arsenite efflux transporter metallochaperone ArsD has protein sequence MKKMLIFEPAMCCPTGLCGVGVDPELLRISAVLNTLKSNGIEVERFNLTNSPQEFVKNSEVNEFINKYGVDKLPVVVVDGKIELIGRYPTNEEFEKLLGVSVGLSHEKGKSEKANACGCSNEKCC, from the coding sequence ATGAAAAAGATGTTAATATTTGAACCAGCTATGTGCTGTCCAACAGGGCTTTGTGGAGTGGGAGTAGATCCTGAATTATTAAGAATTTCTGCAGTTCTTAATACTTTAAAGAGTAATGGAATTGAAGTAGAAAGATTTAATCTTACAAATTCCCCCCAAGAATTTGTAAAAAATAGTGAAGTGAATGAGTTCATTAATAAGTATGGTGTAGATAAACTACCAGTAGTAGTTGTAGATGGCAAAATTGAGCTAATTGGGAGATACCCAACTAATGAGGAATTTGAAAAACTTCTTGGAGTTTCAGTTGGGCTTTCTCATGAAAAAGGTAAATCTGAAAAAGCGAATGCTTGTGGATGTTCAAATGAAAAATGTTGTTAG
- a CDS encoding PTS sugar transporter subunit IIA translates to MNNKILNLDNIVLNLKSEDKEKVIERAGQLLADRGYVSPDYINGMKAREEVVSTYLGNNVAIPHAINEYKKNIKETGIVILQYPDGVDYGDGNTAYIVIGIAGSDDEHMEILSKIAIVISEEENVQRLRNAASKEEIIKILEEGDF, encoded by the coding sequence ATGAATAATAAAATCTTAAATTTAGATAATATAGTATTAAATTTAAAATCAGAGGACAAAGAAAAAGTTATAGAAAGAGCAGGACAATTATTAGCAGATAGAGGCTATGTAAGTCCTGATTATATCAATGGAATGAAAGCTAGAGAAGAAGTAGTTTCTACATATCTAGGAAACAATGTAGCTATACCTCATGCTATTAATGAATATAAAAAGAATATTAAAGAAACTGGAATAGTAATTCTACAATATCCAGATGGAGTAGATTACGGCGATGGAAATACAGCTTATATAGTTATTGGAATTGCTGGAAGTGATGATGAGCATATGGAAATACTATCAAAAATTGCAATAGTAATTTCAGAAGAAGAAAATGTACAAAGATTAAGAAATGCAGCTTCTAAAGAAGAAATAATCAAAATATTAGAAGAAGGTGATTTTTAA
- the rpsD gene encoding 30S ribosomal protein S4 produces MAKMMGPRFKLARRLGLNVVGHPKAMKRAGKGTSRADKKLSDYGKQLLEKQRLRAYYGVLEKQFKGYVDKAMHEAKKHKITPSEYLLNTLECRLDNIVYRSGFASSIRQARQMVSHGHFYVNGEKVNIPSYKVNVGDEITLREGSRKNEMFKENFLNSDVSHLPYIEKNLENFSSKLVRLPKRVELPIEINEKLIIEYYSK; encoded by the coding sequence ATGGCAAAAATGATGGGACCACGTTTTAAACTTGCTAGAAGGTTAGGTCTTAATGTAGTAGGACATCCTAAGGCAATGAAGCGTGCAGGAAAAGGAACAAGCAGGGCAGATAAGAAATTATCTGACTATGGAAAGCAACTATTAGAAAAACAAAGGTTAAGAGCTTATTATGGAGTTCTAGAAAAACAATTTAAGGGATATGTGGATAAGGCTATGCATGAAGCAAAGAAGCATAAGATTACTCCAAGTGAATATCTTTTAAATACTCTAGAATGTAGATTAGACAATATAGTTTATAGAAGCGGATTTGCAAGTTCAATTCGTCAAGCTAGACAAATGGTAAGCCATGGACATTTCTATGTAAATGGAGAAAAAGTAAATATTCCTTCATATAAAGTTAATGTAGGAGATGAAATTACTTTAAGAGAAGGATCCAGAAAAAATGAAATGTTCAAGGAAAACTTTTTAAATAGTGATGTAAGTCACTTACCGTATATTGAAAAGAATTTAGAAAACTTCTCTTCTAAATTAGTTAGATTGCCAAAAAGAGTAGAGCTTCCTATAGAAATAAATGAAAAATTAATAATTGAATACTACTCTAAATAA
- a CDS encoding ArsR/SmtB family transcription factor has translation MEIFKALSEESRLRILSMLIEDEMCVCEIEACLKMTQSNVSRHLTALKKSGILESYKKAQWNYYRISKKFIEENYELWIYLEKRLKKLSYYNEDYEEYKKCKNQELCNLNE, from the coding sequence GTGGAAATTTTTAAGGCTTTATCAGAAGAAAGTAGACTACGTATATTATCTATGCTAATTGAAGATGAAATGTGCGTATGTGAAATTGAGGCGTGTTTAAAAATGACTCAATCTAATGTTTCTCGTCATTTAACAGCATTAAAGAAAAGTGGAATTCTTGAAAGCTATAAAAAGGCGCAATGGAACTATTATAGAATAAGCAAAAAATTTATAGAAGAAAATTATGAACTTTGGATATACCTTGAAAAAAGACTTAAAAAACTTTCATATTATAATGAAGATTATGAGGAGTATAAAAAATGTAAGAATCAAGAATTGTGTAATTTAAATGAATAA
- a CDS encoding IS1182 family transposase, with protein sequence MHKENILQKNYTLNQKFYQLKLPLNIDYMIPVNDSVRLLSQFVEEMDLTDLYSTYSKIKENQVSPRKMLKIMTYGYMNKIYSSRDIEKACRRDINFMFLLEGASAPDHATFARFRSLHFAPCSERILAETAKFLYKIGEISGDAIFIDGTKIEAYANKYTFVWKKAVTKNMAKLLIKVADLVKECEELYDIKLIYKNEVQMKHVKKLRKKLYALKKSEGIEFVHGCGKRKTALQRSIEKLEEYLSKFKEYTQKVYTCGDRNSYSKTDVDATFMRMKEDAMKNGQLKPAYNVQHGVDSEYITWLTVGPQPTDTTTLIPFLKSMEENLKFKYLKIVADAGYESEENYSFIEENNQIAFIKPSNYEISKTRKYKNDIGKIENMDYNEEKDFYICRNGKQLKAENIKIRKSKTGYESEKTIYVCEDCNDCTYKSSCIKGNNCKTPLEERVKRFETSKKFNRQRKSDLERILSEEGCLLRMNRSIQAEGSFAQIKQDMNFRRFMCRGQKNVLAESILLAMAHNINKLHSKIQAGRTGKHLFELKKAS encoded by the coding sequence ATGCACAAAGAAAATATTTTACAAAAGAATTATACATTAAACCAAAAGTTTTATCAATTAAAACTTCCATTAAATATTGATTACATGATACCGGTTAATGATTCAGTGCGATTACTAAGTCAATTTGTAGAGGAGATGGATTTAACAGATTTATATTCGACTTATTCCAAGATAAAGGAAAATCAAGTATCGCCAAGAAAAATGCTGAAAATCATGACTTATGGATATATGAATAAGATTTATTCGTCTCGAGATATTGAAAAGGCATGCCGTAGAGACATTAATTTTATGTTTTTGCTTGAGGGAGCATCCGCTCCGGATCATGCAACATTTGCAAGATTTAGAAGTCTTCATTTTGCTCCATGTTCTGAAAGGATCTTAGCTGAAACAGCTAAATTTCTTTATAAAATTGGTGAGATATCAGGAGATGCTATCTTTATTGATGGCACAAAAATAGAAGCTTATGCAAATAAATATACTTTTGTCTGGAAAAAGGCAGTTACAAAAAACATGGCAAAATTGCTAATTAAAGTGGCCGACCTTGTTAAAGAGTGCGAAGAACTTTATGATATTAAGTTAATCTATAAAAATGAAGTTCAAATGAAACATGTAAAAAAGCTTAGAAAAAAGCTTTATGCACTAAAGAAATCAGAAGGAATAGAATTCGTTCACGGATGTGGGAAAAGAAAAACTGCATTGCAACGATCAATAGAAAAACTTGAAGAATATCTTTCAAAGTTTAAAGAATATACTCAAAAAGTGTACACTTGCGGAGATAGAAACAGTTACTCAAAAACTGATGTTGATGCTACATTTATGAGGATGAAAGAAGATGCTATGAAAAACGGTCAACTTAAGCCAGCTTATAATGTGCAGCATGGTGTAGATTCAGAATATATTACATGGCTTACAGTTGGACCACAACCAACGGATACAACTACGCTAATACCTTTCTTGAAAAGCATGGAAGAAAACTTAAAATTTAAATACTTAAAAATAGTTGCAGATGCTGGATATGAAAGTGAGGAGAACTATTCATTTATTGAAGAAAATAATCAAATAGCATTTATTAAGCCATCTAATTATGAAATATCAAAAACAAGAAAATATAAAAATGATATCGGTAAAATAGAAAACATGGATTACAATGAAGAAAAAGATTTCTACATATGCCGAAATGGTAAGCAGTTAAAGGCTGAAAATATAAAAATTAGAAAATCTAAAACAGGATATGAAAGTGAAAAGACAATTTATGTTTGTGAAGATTGCAATGATTGCACTTACAAGAGTAGTTGCATCAAAGGGAATAATTGTAAAACTCCTTTGGAAGAAAGAGTAAAAAGATTTGAAACATCAAAAAAGTTTAATCGCCAAAGAAAGTCTGATTTAGAAAGAATTCTAAGCGAAGAAGGTTGCTTGCTTAGAATGAACAGAAGTATTCAAGCAGAAGGTTCTTTTGCACAAATAAAACAAGACATGAATTTCAGAAGATTTATGTGTCGTGGGCAAAAGAATGTATTAGCAGAAAGTATACTTCTTGCAATGGCACACAATATAAATAAATTACATAGTAAAATACAAGCGGGCCGCACTGGTAAGCACTTATTTGAATTGAAGAAAGCCTCATAA
- a CDS encoding mannitol-1-phosphate 5-dehydrogenase translates to MLKAIHFGAGNIGRGFIGYLLAKSGYEVTFVDIADSLVDDINKYKEYSVIILSDVKTEEKVKNVKAINLKDKEAVKKAVLDADLVTTSIGANNLKSTAGLLKEVLEERMRANDRPLDIIACENALFATNIIKETILEGASEEFKKYLDEKVGFPNSAVDRIVPNTNAVKECPIDVLVEDFFEWDIEKNKVKVNSEIDGAEYTDNLEPYLERKLFMLNGAHATVAYLGYLKKYEYIHEAIMDEKIRETALSFHKECLKALNIKHGMEISSLEDYSKKVIKRFENSYLQDVVSRVGRDPIRKLSNKDRLVSPLKLCIEYNLEYNTIAKGIAAGLLFDAEDDPKAKEVQALIKAEGLRAAINKVCGIEDEKVIDLIIENYNQIKNN, encoded by the coding sequence ATGCTAAAAGCAATACATTTTGGGGCTGGAAATATAGGTAGAGGCTTTATTGGCTATTTACTTGCAAAATCAGGTTATGAAGTGACTTTCGTAGATATAGCAGATTCTTTAGTAGATGATATTAATAAATATAAAGAATATAGTGTAATAATTTTAAGCGATGTTAAGACTGAAGAAAAAGTTAAAAATGTAAAAGCAATTAACTTAAAAGATAAAGAAGCAGTGAAAAAAGCAGTACTTGATGCAGATTTAGTAACAACTTCCATTGGTGCTAATAATCTTAAAAGTACAGCAGGGTTATTAAAAGAAGTATTAGAAGAGAGAATGAGAGCAAATGACAGGCCTTTAGATATAATAGCTTGCGAAAATGCATTATTCGCAACAAATATTATAAAGGAAACTATTTTAGAAGGTGCAAGTGAGGAATTTAAGAAATACCTAGATGAAAAGGTAGGTTTCCCAAACTCAGCAGTAGATAGAATAGTTCCTAATACAAATGCAGTAAAAGAATGTCCAATTGATGTATTAGTTGAAGATTTCTTTGAATGGGACATTGAAAAAAATAAAGTAAAAGTAAATTCTGAAATTGATGGTGCAGAATATACAGATAATCTTGAACCATATTTAGAAAGAAAACTATTTATGCTAAATGGAGCTCATGCAACTGTAGCATATTTGGGATACCTTAAAAAATATGAATATATCCATGAAGCAATAATGGATGAAAAAATAAGAGAAACAGCTTTAAGCTTCCATAAAGAATGTTTAAAGGCTTTAAATATTAAACATGGAATGGAAATAAGCTCCTTAGAAGATTATTCTAAGAAAGTAATAAAGAGATTTGAAAACAGCTATCTTCAAGATGTAGTTTCTCGTGTTGGAAGAGACCCAATAAGAAAACTTTCAAACAAAGATAGACTTGTATCTCCATTAAAGCTATGTATAGAATACAATTTAGAATATAATACTATAGCAAAAGGAATAGCTGCAGGCTTACTATTTGATGCTGAAGATGATCCAAAAGCAAAAGAAGTTCAAGCATTAATTAAGGCTGAAGGATTAAGAGCAGCAATTAATAAAGTTTGTGGAATAGAAGATGAAAAAGTTATAGATTTAATTATTGAAAACTATAACCAAATAAAAAATAACTAA
- a CDS encoding damage-control phosphatase ARMT1 family protein, whose amino-acid sequence MELNCIKCNINQVIKITDLLEIDRNKKEKIMRDVLKYLHEVDYAKCNPEIMGGTWNIILNYIENKNPYGEIKEYYNIETIKILDKAEELIKSSNDYFNTALKVAVAGNLIDFAAKHKFDFNFLKEKIENINEVSLAIDDSKELYNKLKTAKTLVYLGDNCGEICFDKLFIKYIKAEFPDIKVYFGVRGKAIVNDVTLEDAKMVAMEEVAEIIENGDDSLGTVIGRVSNDFKEKFYNADVVISKGQGNYESLREIDRDNVFHLFMAKCKTISALLNVKHLSILCLKDQPRT is encoded by the coding sequence TTGGAGTTAAACTGCATAAAGTGCAATATTAACCAAGTGATAAAAATAACAGACTTACTTGAAATTGACCGAAATAAAAAAGAAAAAATAATGAGGGATGTACTTAAGTATTTACATGAAGTAGATTATGCCAAATGCAATCCCGAAATTATGGGTGGTACTTGGAATATTATTCTTAATTATATTGAGAATAAAAATCCTTATGGTGAGATAAAAGAGTATTATAATATAGAAACCATAAAAATTCTTGATAAAGCTGAAGAGCTTATTAAGAGTTCAAATGACTATTTTAATACAGCATTAAAGGTTGCTGTGGCAGGAAATTTAATAGACTTTGCAGCTAAACATAAGTTTGATTTTAACTTTCTTAAAGAAAAAATAGAAAATATCAATGAAGTGAGTCTTGCCATAGATGATAGCAAAGAGTTATATAATAAGCTGAAAACTGCTAAAACTCTTGTGTATTTAGGAGATAACTGTGGTGAAATTTGTTTCGATAAACTTTTTATTAAGTACATAAAAGCTGAATTCCCAGATATTAAGGTATATTTTGGAGTTAGGGGAAAAGCAATAGTAAATGACGTTACCTTAGAAGATGCCAAGATGGTTGCAATGGAAGAAGTTGCAGAGATAATTGAAAATGGAGATGATTCCTTAGGAACTGTTATTGGAAGAGTAAGCAATGATTTTAAAGAAAAATTTTATAATGCAGATGTGGTAATCTCAAAAGGTCAGGGAAATTATGAAAGCTTAAGAGAAATAGATAGGGATAATGTTTTCCATTTATTTATGGCAAAATGTAAGACTATATCTGCCTTATTAAATGTTAAACATTTATCAATCCTTTGTCTTAAAGATCAACCAAGAACTTAG
- the arsA gene encoding arsenical pump-driving ATPase, producing the protein MDIFNPKNINITQYLFYTGKGGVGKTSTACAAAVNLADSGKKVLLISTDPASNLQDVFNMELTNKGTPIKEVPNLVVANLDPIQVAAEYKESVVGPYRGKLPESVINNMEEQLSGSCTVEIAAFNEFSNFIADEKIQKEYDHVIFDTAPTGHTLRMLQLPSAWSNFIDENTHGASCLGQLSGLESKKEIYKKAVETLSNRNKTTLILVSKPEDAPLKEAARASKELSEIGVNNQLLVINGVLTEADDAISKSFYEKQQKSIAERPEELRKITTYMIPYRAYNITGIENVRSLLTKDNYIISNSKLNIDIIPQLKDVVDDLYKTNKKVIFTMGKGGVGKTTIAASIALGLSKRGKNVHLTTTDPADHLKFVINESEGITMSHIDEKLELEKYREEVLSKARETLSEDDIAYIEEDLRSPCTQEIAVFRAFADIVEKAENEVVVIDTAPTGHTLLLLDSTQSYNQEIKRSQGDVPESAKKLLPRLRNADETEVIIITLAEATPVYEAMRLEEDLKRAGIATKWWVINSSLYKIGTTNRVLSAKASNEIEWINKVNEHSNGNFALIGWRAKDIKGDVLLELL; encoded by the coding sequence ATGGATATTTTTAATCCTAAAAATATTAATATAACCCAATATCTATTTTATACAGGAAAAGGTGGAGTTGGTAAAACATCAACTGCATGTGCTGCTGCAGTAAATCTTGCAGATAGTGGTAAAAAGGTACTTTTAATAAGTACAGATCCAGCTTCAAATTTACAGGATGTATTTAATATGGAATTAACAAATAAGGGAACACCGATAAAGGAAGTTCCGAACCTTGTTGTTGCTAATCTTGACCCAATTCAAGTTGCAGCTGAATATAAGGAAAGTGTTGTAGGTCCTTATCGTGGCAAACTACCAGAATCAGTTATTAATAATATGGAAGAGCAACTATCAGGTTCTTGTACAGTTGAAATTGCTGCATTTAATGAATTTTCAAATTTTATAGCTGATGAAAAGATTCAAAAAGAATATGATCATGTTATTTTTGATACTGCACCAACAGGCCATACATTAAGAATGTTACAGTTGCCTTCGGCATGGAGTAATTTTATTGATGAAAATACACATGGAGCTTCTTGTCTGGGACAGCTTTCAGGTTTAGAAAGTAAAAAGGAAATATATAAAAAGGCAGTAGAAACTTTATCGAATAGGAATAAGACAACACTTATTCTTGTTTCAAAACCAGAGGATGCACCATTAAAGGAAGCAGCTAGAGCATCAAAAGAACTTTCAGAAATTGGAGTTAATAATCAATTACTAGTCATTAATGGTGTGTTAACAGAAGCGGACGATGCTATTTCTAAAAGTTTTTATGAAAAGCAACAAAAATCAATTGCTGAAAGGCCTGAAGAATTAAGAAAAATAACTACTTATATGATACCTTATAGGGCTTATAATATTACTGGAATTGAAAATGTAAGATCACTTCTTACTAAAGATAATTACATTATTAGTAATTCAAAATTAAATATAGATATAATTCCACAGCTTAAGGATGTTGTTGATGATCTTTACAAAACTAATAAGAAGGTAATATTCACTATGGGCAAAGGTGGTGTTGGAAAAACTACAATTGCAGCTTCTATTGCTTTAGGATTATCAAAGAGGGGTAAAAATGTTCACTTAACAACTACTGATCCAGCAGATCATTTAAAGTTTGTAATAAATGAGAGTGAAGGAATTACAATGAGCCATATTGATGAAAAATTAGAACTTGAAAAGTATAGAGAAGAGGTGCTTTCTAAAGCAAGAGAAACTTTATCAGAAGATGATATTGCTTATATTGAAGAAGATTTAAGATCACCATGTACACAAGAAATTGCAGTATTTAGAGCTTTTGCAGATATAGTAGAAAAAGCTGAAAATGAAGTAGTAGTTATAGATACAGCACCAACAGGACATACATTACTTTTACTTGATTCTACACAAAGTTATAATCAAGAGATAAAAAGATCACAAGGTGATGTTCCTGAATCTGCAAAAAAATTATTGCCAAGACTTCGTAATGCAGATGAAACAGAGGTTATTATTATTACCCTTGCAGAAGCTACTCCAGTATATGAAGCTATGAGGCTTGAAGAAGATCTTAAAAGAGCAGGAATTGCAACAAAATGGTGGGTAATTAATTCATCTTTATATAAAATAGGTACAACAAATAGAGTACTTTCAGCAAAGGCTAGTAATGAGATAGAATGGATTAATAAAGTTAATGAACACTCTAATGGTAATTTTGCTCTTATTGGCTGGAGAGCAAAAGATATAAAAGGAGATGTATTACTAGAATTATTATAA